The following coding sequences lie in one Candidatus Methanomethylicota archaeon genomic window:
- a CDS encoding DUF424 family protein produces MNESSEQKFYINFWRYGKDLMVVACDSEILGAKLESGDLKIIVSKEFYGGMLVDSREALNYLKSASIINIIGVRIVKLALEAGLIHKDAIITIGGQPHAQFIRVNL; encoded by the coding sequence TTGAATGAATCTTCTGAACAAAAGTTTTACATTAACTTCTGGAGGTATGGCAAGGATCTCATGGTTGTTGCATGTGATTCTGAGATCCTTGGGGCAAAGCTTGAGAGTGGTGATTTAAAGATTATAGTTAGCAAGGAGTTTTATGGTGGTATGCTCGTGGATTCGCGTGAAGCTTTAAATTATTTGAAGTCTGCTTCCATAATTAACATTATAGGGGTTAGAATTGTTAAATTGGCTTTGGAGGCTGGGTTAATTCATAAGGATGCCATCATCACGATAGGTGGACAGCCTCACGCACAATTTATAAGGGTGAACCTATAA